The following proteins are encoded in a genomic region of Streptococcus gwangjuense:
- the tyrS gene encoding tyrosine--tRNA ligase has translation MHIFDELKERGLIFQTTDEEALRKALEEGQVSYYTGYDPTADSLHLGHLVAILTSRRLQLAGHKPYALVGGATGLIGDPSFKDAERSLQTKDTVDGWVKSIQGQLSRFLDFENGENRAVMVNNYDWFGSISFIDFLRDIGKYFTVNYMMSKESVKKRIETGISYTEFAYQIMQGYDFFVLNQDHNVTLQIGGSDQWGNMTAGTELLRRKADKTGHVITVPLITDATGKKFGKSEGNAVWLNPEKTSPYEMYQFWMNVMDADAVRFLKIFTFLSLDEIEDIRKQFEAAPHERLAQKVLAREVVTLVHGEEAYKEALNITEQLFAGNIKNLSVKELKQGLRGVPNYQVQADENHNIVELLVASGVVNSKRQAREDVQNGAIYINGDRIQDLDYVLSDADKLENELTVIRRGKKKYFVLTY, from the coding sequence ATGCACATTTTTGATGAGCTAAAAGAGCGTGGTTTGATTTTTCAAACGACTGATGAAGAAGCTTTGCGTAAAGCCCTAGAAGAAGGTCAAGTTTCTTATTATACTGGCTACGATCCAACTGCTGACAGCCTTCACCTAGGTCACCTTGTCGCAATCTTGACAAGTCGTCGCTTGCAGCTAGCAGGTCACAAACCTTATGCGCTCGTTGGCGGTGCTACAGGTCTCATCGGAGATCCGTCCTTCAAAGATGCTGAACGTAGTCTCCAAACAAAAGACACAGTAGATGGCTGGGTCAAGTCTATCCAAGGACAACTTTCTCGTTTTCTTGATTTTGAAAATGGCGAAAACAGGGCTGTCATGGTCAACAACTACGACTGGTTTGGCAGCATCAGCTTCATTGACTTCCTCCGTGATATCGGAAAATACTTCACTGTCAACTACATGATGAGCAAGGAGTCTGTGAAAAAACGGATTGAAACAGGAATTTCATACACTGAGTTTGCCTACCAAATCATGCAAGGTTACGACTTCTTCGTCCTTAACCAAGACCACAACGTAACGCTTCAAATCGGTGGTTCTGACCAGTGGGGAAATATGACAGCTGGTACTGAATTGCTTCGTCGTAAGGCTGACAAGACAGGCCACGTTATCACTGTTCCATTGATCACAGATGCAACTGGTAAAAAATTTGGTAAATCAGAAGGAAATGCCGTATGGCTCAATCCTGAAAAGACTTCTCCATACGAAATGTACCAATTCTGGATGAACGTTATGGACGCTGACGCTGTTCGCTTCTTGAAAATCTTTACTTTCTTGTCACTTGATGAGATTGAAGATATCCGCAAACAGTTTGAAGCAGCTCCACACGAACGCTTAGCGCAAAAAGTCTTGGCTCGTGAAGTCGTTACACTCGTTCACGGCGAAGAAGCTTACAAAGAAGCCCTCAACATCACTGAGCAACTCTTTGCAGGAAACATCAAAAACCTTTCTGTTAAAGAGCTCAAACAAGGACTTCGTGGAGTACCAAACTACCAAGTTCAAGCAGATGAAAACCACAATATTGTGGAACTCCTCGTGGCATCTGGTGTGGTTAACTCAAAACGCCAAGCCCGTGAAGACGTCCAAAACGGAGCTATCTACATCAACGGTGACCGCATCCAAGACCTTGACTATGTCTTGAGTGACGCTGATAAGTTAGAGAACGAACTGACTGTTATCCGTCGCGGTAAGAAGAAATATTTCGTTCTTACATATTAA
- a CDS encoding membrane protein, whose product MWKKYFSKYKWTDLFWILFVILTCLLAGNSNLYPLTHQEISYHGCLSGITLALFHLLFIDKFVISNRK is encoded by the coding sequence ATGTGGAAAAAATATTTTTCAAAATATAAATGGACGGATTTATTTTGGATTCTATTTGTTATTTTAACATGCCTCTTGGCGGGTAATAGTAATCTTTACCCCCTTACCCATCAAGAAATCTCTTATCATGGGTGCTTATCGGGAATTACACTTGCCTTATTTCACTTGCTATTTATTGATAAGTTTGTTATTTCGAATCGAAAATAA
- the malQ gene encoding 4-alpha-glucanotransferase, producing MKKRQSGVLMHISSLPGAYGIGSFGKSAYDFVDFLVRTKQRYWQILPLGTTSYGDSPYQSFSAFAGNTHFIDLDILVEQGLLQASDLEGVDFGSDASEVDYAKIYYARRPLLEKAVKRFLEVGDVKDFEKFVQDNQSWLELFAEYMAIKEHFDNLAWTEWPDADARARKASALESYREQLADKLVYHRVTQYFFFQQWLKLKAYANDNHIEIVGDMPIYVAEDSSDMWANPHLFKTDVNGKATCIAGCPPDEFSATGQLWGNPIYDWEAMDKDGYKWWIERLRESFKIYDIVRIDHFRGFESYWEIPAGSDTAAPGAWVKGPGYKLFAAVKEELGELNIIAEDLGFMTDEVIELRERTGFPGMKILQFAFNPEDESIDSPHLAPANSVMYTGTHDNNTVLGWYRNEIDDATREYMARYTNRKEYETVPHAMLRTVFSSVSFMAIATMQDLLELDEAARMNFPSTLGGNWSWRMTEDQLTPAVEEGLLDLTTIYRRINENLVELKK from the coding sequence ATGAAAAAACGTCAAAGTGGTGTGTTGATGCACATTTCTTCTCTTCCAGGAGCATACGGAATCGGATCATTTGGTAAAAGTGCTTACGACTTCGTTGATTTCTTGGTTCGCACAAAACAACGTTACTGGCAAATCCTTCCACTAGGAACAACTAGTTACGGAGACTCTCCTTACCAATCTTTCTCAGCCTTCGCAGGGAACACTCATTTTATCGATTTAGATATCTTGGTGGAACAAGGCTTGTTGCAAGCAAGTGACCTTGAAGGGGTTGACTTTGGTAGTGATGCGTCTGAAGTTGATTATGCGAAAATCTACTATGCACGTCGTCCTCTTTTAGAAAAAGCGGTAAAACGTTTCTTGGAAGTAGGAGATGTTAAAGATTTTGAGAAATTTGTTCAAGACAACCAATCATGGCTTGAACTCTTTGCAGAGTATATGGCTATCAAAGAGCATTTTGACAATCTTGCTTGGACTGAATGGCCAGATGCAGATGCTCGTGCTCGTAAAGCTTCAGCTCTTGAAAGCTACCGTGAGCAATTGGCAGACAAGTTGGTTTACCACCGTGTGACTCAATACTTCTTCTTCCAACAATGGTTGAAATTGAAAGCTTACGCTAACGACAACCACATCGAAATTGTTGGAGACATGCCAATTTACGTAGCGGAAGATTCAAGCGATATGTGGGCAAATCCACATCTCTTCAAGACAGATGTCAACGGTAAGGCTACTTGCATCGCAGGATGCCCACCAGATGAATTTTCTGCAACTGGTCAGCTTTGGGGTAACCCAATCTATGACTGGGAAGCAATGGACAAAGACGGCTACAAATGGTGGATTGAACGCTTGCGTGAAAGCTTCAAAATCTACGACATCGTTCGTATCGACCACTTCCGCGGTTTCGAATCTTACTGGGAAATCCCTGCTGGTTCTGATACAGCAGCACCTGGTGCGTGGGTCAAAGGTCCTGGCTACAAGCTCTTTGCAGCTGTTAAGGAAGAACTTGGCGAGCTAAACATCATCGCAGAAGACCTTGGTTTCATGACAGACGAAGTGATCGAATTGCGTGAACGTACTGGCTTCCCAGGAATGAAGATTCTTCAATTTGCCTTCAACCCAGAAGACGAAAGCATCGATAGCCCACACTTGGCACCTGCTAACTCAGTAATGTACACAGGAACACACGATAACAATACGGTCCTTGGTTGGTACCGTAACGAGATCGATGATGCGACTCGTGAGTACATGGCTCGCTATACTAACCGTAAAGAATACGAAACAGTGCCACACGCTATGCTTCGTACAGTCTTTTCATCAGTTAGCTTCATGGCAATTGCAACCATGCAAGATTTGCTAGAATTGGATGAGGCAGCTCGTATGAACTTCCCATCTACCCTTGGTGGAAACTGGTCTTGGCGTATGACTGAAGATCAATTGACACCAGCTGTCGAGGAAGGCTTACTTGACTTGACAACAATCTATCGCCGAATCAATGAAAATTTGGTAGAATTAAAGAAATAA
- the glgP gene encoding glycogen/starch/alpha-glucan family phosphorylase: MLSLQEFVHNRYNKTIAECSNEELYLALLNYSKLASSKKPVNTGKKKVYYISAEFLIGKLLSNNLINLGLYDDVKKELAAAGKDLIEVEEVELEPSLGNGGLGRLAACFIDSIATLGLNGDGVGLNYHFGLFQQVLKNNQQETIPNAWLTEQNWLVRSSRSYQVPFAHFTLTSTLYDIDVPGYKTETKNRLRLFDLDSVDSSIIKDGINFDKTDIARNLTLFLYPDDSDRQGELLRIFQQYFMVSNGAQLIIEEAIEKGSNLHDLADYAVVQINDTHPSMVIPELIRLLTARGIDLDEAISIVRSMTAYTNHTILAEALEKWPLEFLQEVVPHLVPIIEELDRRVKAEYKDPAVQIIDESGRVHMAHMDIHYGYSVNGVAALHTEILKNSELKAFYDLYPEKFNNKTNGITFRRWLMHANPRLSHYLDEIIGEGWHHEADELEKLLSYEDKAAVKEKLESIKAHNKRKLARHLKEHQGVEINTNSIFDIQIKRLHEYKRQQMNALYVIHKYLDIKAGNIPARPITIFFGGKAAPAYTIAQDIIHLILCMSEVIANDPAVAPHLQVVMVENYNVTAASFLIPACDISEQISLASKEASGTGNMKFMLNGALTLGTMDGANVEIAELVGDENIYIFGEDSETVIDLYDKAAYKSSEFYAREAIKPLVDFIVSDAVLAAGNKERLERLYNELINKDWFMTLLDLEDYIKVKEQMLADYEDRDAWLDKVIVNISKAGFFSSDRTIAQYNEDIWHLD; encoded by the coding sequence ATGTTATCACTACAAGAATTTGTACACAATCGTTACAATAAAACCATTGCAGAATGTAGCAATGAAGAGCTTTACCTGGCTCTTCTTAACTACAGCAAGCTTGCAAGTAGCAAAAAACCAGTTAACACTGGTAAGAAAAAAGTTTACTATATCTCAGCTGAGTTCTTGATTGGTAAACTCTTGTCAAACAACTTGATCAACCTTGGTCTTTACGATGATGTAAAAAAAGAACTTGCAGCTGCAGGTAAAGACTTGATCGAAGTTGAAGAAGTTGAATTAGAACCATCTCTTGGTAATGGTGGTTTGGGACGTTTGGCTGCCTGCTTTATCGACTCAATTGCTACTCTTGGTTTGAACGGTGACGGTGTTGGTCTTAACTACCACTTTGGTCTATTCCAACAAGTTCTTAAAAATAACCAACAAGAAACAATTCCAAATGCATGGTTGACAGAGCAAAACTGGTTGGTTCGCTCAAGCCGTAGCTACCAAGTGCCATTTGCTCACTTCACATTGACATCAACTCTTTACGATATCGATGTACCTGGTTACAAGACAGAAACTAAGAACCGCTTGCGTTTGTTTGACTTGGATTCAGTTGATTCTTCAATCATTAAAGACGGTATCAACTTTGATAAGACAGATATCGCTCGCAACTTGACTCTTTTCCTTTACCCAGATGATAGTGACCGTCAAGGTGAATTGCTCCGTATTTTCCAACAATACTTCATGGTTTCAAACGGTGCGCAATTGATCATCGAAGAAGCAATTGAAAAAGGAAGCAACTTGCATGACCTTGCTGACTACGCAGTTGTACAAATCAACGATACTCATCCATCAATGGTTATCCCTGAATTGATCCGTCTTTTGACTGCTCGTGGTATCGATCTTGACGAAGCAATCTCAATCGTTCGTAGTATGACTGCCTACACTAACCACACAATCCTTGCTGAAGCCCTTGAAAAATGGCCTCTTGAATTCTTGCAAGAAGTGGTTCCTCACTTGGTACCAATCATCGAAGAATTGGACCGTCGCGTGAAAGCAGAATACAAAGATCCAGCTGTTCAAATCATCGACGAGAGTGGACGTGTTCACATGGCTCACATGGATATCCACTACGGATACAGCGTTAACGGGGTAGCAGCACTCCACACTGAAATCTTGAAGAACTCTGAGTTGAAAGCCTTCTACGACCTTTACCCAGAAAAATTCAACAACAAAACAAACGGTATTACATTCCGTCGTTGGCTCATGCATGCCAACCCAAGACTATCTCACTACTTGGATGAGATTATTGGAGAAGGTTGGCACCATGAAGCAGATGAGCTTGAAAAACTCTTGTCTTATGAAGATAAAGCAGCTGTCAAAGAAAAATTGGAAAGCATCAAGGCTCACAACAAACGTAAATTGGCACGTCACTTGAAAGAACATCAAGGTGTGGAAATCAATACAAACTCTATCTTTGATATCCAAATCAAACGTCTTCACGAGTACAAACGCCAACAAATGAACGCTTTGTACGTAATCCACAAATACCTTGACATCAAAGCTGGTAACATCCCTGCTCGCCCAATCACAATCTTCTTTGGTGGTAAAGCAGCGCCAGCCTACACAATCGCTCAAGACATCATCCACTTGATCCTTTGCATGTCAGAAGTTATTGCTAACGATCCAGCAGTAGCTCCACACTTGCAAGTAGTTATGGTTGAAAACTACAATGTTACTGCAGCAAGCTTCTTGATCCCAGCATGTGATATCTCAGAACAAATCTCACTTGCTTCTAAAGAAGCTTCAGGTACTGGTAACATGAAATTCATGTTGAACGGAGCTTTGACTCTTGGTACTATGGACGGTGCTAACGTGGAAATCGCTGAGTTGGTTGGTGACGAAAACATCTACATCTTTGGTGAAGATTCAGAAACTGTTATCGACCTTTACGATAAAGCAGCATACAAATCAAGCGAATTCTATGCTCGTGAAGCTATCAAACCATTGGTTGACTTCATCGTTAGCGATGCAGTTCTTGCAGCTGGAAACAAAGAGCGCTTGGAACGTCTTTACAATGAATTGATCAATAAAGACTGGTTCATGACTCTTCTTGACTTGGAAGACTACATCAAGGTTAAAGAACAAATGTTGGCTGACTACGAAGACCGTGACGCATGGTTGGATAAAGTCATTGTTAACATTTCTAAAGCAGGATTCTTCTCATCTGACCGTACAATCGCTCAGTATAACGAAGATATCTGGCACTTAGACTAA
- a CDS encoding putative RNA methyltransferase: protein MNTNLKPKLQRFASVTAFACPICQENLTLVETSLKCCNRHSFDLAKFGYVNLAPQVKQSANYDKENFQNRQQILEAGFYQAILETISDLLATNLSAKTVLDIGCGEGFYSRKLQESHSDKTFYAFDISKDSVQIAAKSEPNWAVNWFVGDLARLPIKDASMDILLDIFSPANYGEFRRVLSKDGILIKVIPTENHLKEIRQKVQDQLTKKDYSNQDIKNHFQEHFTILSSQTASLTKAIIAEQLQTLLSMTPLLFHIDQSKIDWSQLTEITIEAEILVGKVL, encoded by the coding sequence ATGAATACAAATCTCAAACCCAAACTCCAGCGTTTTGCTTCTGTAACTGCCTTTGCCTGCCCTATCTGTCAAGAAAATCTGACCCTAGTAGAGACTAGTCTCAAGTGCTGCAACCGTCATTCTTTTGACCTGGCAAAATTTGGCTATGTCAATCTGGCACCTCAAGTCAAGCAATCTGCCAACTACGATAAAGAAAATTTTCAAAACCGTCAACAAATCCTAGAAGCTGGATTTTATCAGGCTATCTTAGAAACCATCTCGGACTTACTAGCAACGAATCTATCCGCAAAAACTGTATTGGATATCGGTTGTGGCGAGGGGTTTTACTCTCGCAAACTCCAAGAAAGTCACTCTGACAAAACCTTCTATGCCTTCGACATCTCCAAAGATTCTGTCCAAATCGCTGCCAAGAGTGAACCAAACTGGGCAGTCAACTGGTTCGTTGGTGACTTGGCTCGTCTCCCCATAAAAGACGCTAGCATGGATATCCTGCTTGATATCTTCTCACCTGCCAACTATGGAGAATTTCGTCGCGTTTTATCCAAAGACGGCATCTTGATAAAGGTTATTCCAACTGAAAATCACCTCAAGGAAATCCGTCAGAAGGTACAAGACCAGCTGACAAAAAAGGACTATTCCAATCAAGATATCAAAAATCATTTCCAAGAACACTTTACCATCCTATCTAGCCAAACAGCCTCTCTGACCAAAGCTATCATAGCAGAGCAGCTTCAAACCCTACTCAGTATGACTCCTCTCCTCTTTCACATCGACCAGAGCAAGATTGACTGGAGCCAACTGACAGAGATTACTATTGAGGCTGAGATTCTGGTTGGGAAAGTACTATAA
- the pbp1b gene encoding penicillin-binding protein PBP1B has product MQNQLNELKRKMLEFFQLVKSKINHKKPEKVSEEKQSDGTGGKVLAILGSILVAIKGILNTLFILGFIGGLFGAGVALGYGVALFDKAKIPQAEDLVKQVKNVSSISEIVYADGSVIASIESDLLRTSVSSEEISDNLKKAIVATEDEHFLEHNGVVPKAVIRATLGTFAGLGSSSGGSTLTQQLIKQQVVGDAPTLARKATEIVDALALERSMSKDEILTTYLNVAPFGRNHKGQNIAGAQQAAEGIFGIDANRLSIPQAAFLAGLPQSPITYSPYENTGELKSDEDLELGLKRAKDVLYNMYRTGALTQEEYDQYKDYNLKQDFLPSGTVNAVSRDYLYFTAMAEATDRMYDYLVRQDNVSSQELKNEAIRKAYHERAEQELSNGGYKITTTINKKIHAAMQNAVANYGYLVDDSTGQPEVGNVLMDNKTGAVLGFVGGRNYQTNQNNHAFDTKRSPASTTKPLLAYGIAIDQGLMGSASILSNYPTNFANGSPIVHGSSKGTDMVNLGDALNYSWNIPAYWTYRMLREKGVDVKSYMEKMGYEIPEYGIESLPMGGGIEVTVAQHTNGYQTLANNGVYHQKHVISKIESSDGRVIYEFQDKPVQVYSKATATIMQSLLREVISSRITSSFQTDLASINSSLARADWIGKTGTTNEDENMWLMLSTPRLTLGGWLGHDDNRPMAKGAGHYRNAKYMAYLINAIQQAEPGVWGNERFNLDSSVTQSQVLRSTGQKPGKVSVNGRTVDLSGSTVTSYWATKAGAPTTSYHFAIGGSEADYQNAWSSIIGSFSSTPSSSNSSSSTSSSSSTQSNSRR; this is encoded by the coding sequence ATGCAAAATCAATTAAATGAATTAAAACGAAAAATGCTGGAATTTTTCCAGCTAGTAAAATCAAAAATAAATCATAAAAAACCAGAGAAAGTCTCAGAAGAGAAGCAGTCGGATGGGACAGGTGGGAAAGTCCTGGCTATCCTAGGTAGCATTTTAGTTGCTATTAAGGGCATTCTGAATACTCTCTTTATTCTAGGCTTTATCGGTGGGCTTTTTGGTGCTGGTGTAGCTCTTGGTTATGGAGTTGCTTTGTTTGATAAAGCTAAGATTCCCCAAGCGGAGGACTTGGTCAAGCAGGTTAAAAATGTTTCTTCCATCTCAGAAATTGTTTATGCAGATGGGAGTGTTATTGCTTCTATCGAGAGTGACCTACTGCGAACTTCTGTTTCATCTGAGGAAATATCGGACAATCTCAAAAAGGCTATCGTAGCAACTGAGGACGAACATTTTCTTGAACATAACGGGGTTGTGCCAAAAGCTGTGATTCGGGCGACATTGGGAACCTTTGCAGGTTTGGGCTCATCTAGCGGGGGCTCGACCTTGACCCAACAGTTAATCAAACAACAAGTGGTTGGAGATGCTCCGACTTTGGCTCGTAAGGCTACAGAAATTGTTGATGCCCTTGCCTTGGAACGCAGTATGAGTAAGGATGAAATCTTGACGACTTATCTCAATGTTGCTCCCTTTGGTCGGAATCATAAAGGGCAGAATATTGCAGGTGCCCAGCAAGCTGCTGAAGGGATTTTCGGTATCGATGCCAACAGGCTGAGTATTCCCCAAGCTGCCTTCCTAGCAGGTTTGCCACAGAGTCCGATTACTTATTCTCCTTATGAAAATACTGGAGAGTTAAAGAGTGATGAAGACTTAGAACTTGGTTTGAAGCGGGCCAAGGATGTTCTCTACAACATGTACCGTACGGGTGCTCTGACTCAGGAAGAATACGACCAGTACAAGGATTATAATCTCAAACAAGACTTCTTGCCATCAGGAACTGTCAATGCTGTTTCGAGAGATTATCTCTACTTTACAGCTATGGCTGAAGCGACAGACCGTATGTATGATTATTTAGTTCGACAGGACAATGTTTCGAGCCAAGAGTTGAAAAATGAAGCGATTCGAAAGGCTTATCATGAGAGAGCTGAGCAGGAACTAAGTAATGGCGGCTACAAAATCACTACAACGATCAATAAAAAAATCCATGCGGCCATGCAAAATGCAGTTGCGAACTATGGTTATTTGGTAGATGATTCGACTGGGCAGCCTGAAGTAGGGAATGTTTTGATGGACAATAAAACGGGGGCTGTTCTAGGCTTTGTTGGTGGTCGTAATTACCAGACTAACCAAAACAATCACGCCTTTGACACCAAGCGTTCGCCAGCCTCTACAACCAAGCCTTTGCTGGCCTACGGAATTGCCATTGACCAAGGTTTGATGGGAAGTGCTAGCATATTGTCAAATTATCCTACAAATTTTGCCAATGGTAGTCCGATTGTGCATGGTAGTAGTAAAGGCACAGATATGGTCAATTTGGGTGATGCTTTAAACTATTCATGGAATATTCCAGCCTATTGGACCTATCGCATGCTTCGTGAAAAAGGTGTCGATGTTAAGAGCTATATGGAAAAAATGGGTTACGAAATTCCAGAGTACGGTATCGAAAGTCTACCTATGGGTGGTGGTATTGAAGTTACAGTTGCCCAGCATACCAATGGTTATCAAACACTTGCTAATAACGGTGTCTATCATCAGAAACATGTGATTTCTAAGATTGAATCATCTGATGGTAGAGTAATCTATGAATTCCAAGACAAACCAGTTCAAGTGTACTCGAAGGCAACAGCAACGATTATGCAGAGTTTGCTTCGTGAGGTGATTTCATCTCGGATCACTTCAAGTTTCCAAACGGATTTGGCTTCTATCAATTCAAGCTTAGCTCGTGCAGACTGGATTGGTAAGACTGGTACAACCAATGAAGATGAAAATATGTGGCTCATGCTTTCGACACCAAGATTGACTCTAGGTGGTTGGCTAGGGCATGATGATAACCGCCCAATGGCTAAGGGGGCTGGGCATTATCGAAATGCCAAATATATGGCTTACTTGATCAATGCTATCCAACAGGCTGAGCCTGGTGTTTGGGGCAATGAACGCTTTAATCTTGATTCTAGTGTGACCCAGTCTCAGGTCCTCAGATCTACAGGGCAGAAGCCTGGCAAAGTATCTGTTAATGGAAGAACAGTGGATCTTTCAGGTTCTACTGTAACGAGCTATTGGGCTACCAAGGCGGGAGCTCCAACGACAAGCTATCACTTTGCTATTGGAGGAAGTGAAGCAGATTACCAAAATGCTTGGTCAAGTATTATTGGTAGTTTCTCATCTACACCAAGCTCAAGTAATAGCTCTAGCAGTACATCAAGTTCATCATCTACACAATCAAATAGCAGAAGATAG
- a CDS encoding extracellular solute-binding protein: MSSKFMKSAAVLGTATLASLLLVACGSKPAEKAADAGSSEGKEITLYVEDQYKAFAETVAKAYEKESGTKVNIKSGDQLGGLDKLSLDNQSGQAADVMMAPYDRVGSLGTDGQLSEVKLSDGAKTDDKTKSLVTAADGKVYGAPAVIESLVMYYNKDLVKDAPKTFAELEELAKDSKYAFAGEDGKTSAFLADWTNFYYAYGLLAGNGAYVFGDNGKNPKDIGLANEGAIAGINYAKSWYEKWPKGMQDGTAAGNLIQTQFQEGKTAAIIDGPWKAQAFKDAKVNYGVATIPTLPNGKDYAAFGGGKAWIIPSSTKNLEGAQKFVDFLVSTEQQKAFYDATNEIPANTEARSYAEGKNDELTTAVIKQFKNAQPMPNISQMSAVWEPAANMLFDSVSGKKDAKTAANDAVTLIKETIKQKFGE, encoded by the coding sequence ATGTCATCTAAATTCATGAAGAGCGCTGCTGTGCTTGGAACTGCTACACTCGCTAGCTTGCTTTTGGTAGCTTGCGGAAGCAAACCTGCTGAAAAAGCTGCTGATGCTGGTTCATCTGAAGGTAAAGAAATCACTCTTTACGTTGAAGACCAATACAAAGCTTTTGCTGAAACAGTTGCTAAGGCTTATGAAAAAGAATCAGGAACAAAAGTTAACATCAAATCTGGTGACCAACTTGGTGGTCTTGACAAACTTTCTCTTGACAACCAATCAGGTCAAGCTGCTGACGTTATGATGGCTCCATACGACCGTGTAGGTAGCCTTGGTACTGACGGACAACTTTCAGAAGTGAAATTGAGCGATGGCGCTAAAACAGATGATAAAACTAAATCTCTTGTAACAGCTGCTGACGGTAAAGTTTACGGTGCTCCTGCGGTTATCGAGTCACTTGTTATGTACTACAACAAAGACTTGGTAAAAGACGCTCCAAAAACTTTTGCTGAATTAGAAGAACTTGCTAAAGATAGCAAATACGCATTCGCTGGAGAAGATGGAAAAACTTCTGCTTTCCTAGCTGACTGGACAAACTTCTACTATGCATACGGACTTCTTGCTGGTAACGGAGCTTATGTATTTGGCGATAACGGTAAAAATCCTAAAGACATCGGTCTTGCAAACGAAGGTGCTATCGCAGGTATCAACTACGCTAAATCTTGGTATGAAAAATGGCCTAAAGGTATGCAAGATGGTACAGCTGCTGGAAACTTAATCCAAACTCAATTCCAAGAAGGTAAAACAGCTGCTATCATCGATGGTCCTTGGAAAGCTCAAGCATTCAAAGATGCTAAAGTAAACTACGGTGTTGCTACTATCCCAACTCTTCCAAATGGAAAAGACTACGCAGCATTCGGTGGTGGTAAAGCTTGGATCATCCCATCAAGCACTAAGAACCTTGAAGGTGCACAAAAATTTGTAGACTTCCTTGTTTCAACTGAACAACAAAAAGCCTTCTACGATGCAACTAACGAAATCCCAGCTAACACTGAAGCTCGTTCATACGCTGAAGGTAAAAACGATGAGTTGACAACAGCTGTTATCAAACAGTTCAAGAACGCTCAACCAATGCCAAACATCTCTCAAATGTCTGCAGTTTGGGAACCAGCTGCTAACATGCTCTTTGACTCTGTAAGTGGTAAGAAAGATGCTAAAACAGCTGCTAACGATGCTGTGACATTGATCAAAGAAACAATCAAACAAAAATTTGGTGAATAA